The proteins below come from a single Mycolicibacterium sp. TY81 genomic window:
- the gltX gene encoding glutamate--tRNA ligase, whose translation MTTPVRVRFCPSPTGTPHVGLVRTALFNWAYARHTGGDFVFRIEDTDAARDSEESYNAILDALRWLGLNWDEGPEVGGPYEPYRQSQRGDLYRDVIAKLLAAGEVYEAYSTPEEVEARHLAAGRNPKLGYDNYDRDLTAEQKAAFEAEGRKPVLRLKMPDEDITWVDLVRGETTFAAGVVPDFAITRASGEPLYTLVNPVDDALMKITHVLRGEDLLPSTPRQIALYQALIRIGVAEAVPQFAHLPSVLGDGNKKLSKRDPQSNLFLHRDRGFIPEGLLNYLALLGWGIADDNDLFSLDEMVAAFDVADVNSNPARFDQKKADAINAEHIRRLAPEDFAARLKAYLDAHGHDTTLDALGFAAAAELIQTRIVVLGDAWDLVKFFNDDAYVIDEKSAAKELKPEAAEVLDATLSALAGVGEWNTANIEAALKAALLDGLELKPRKAFGPIRVAVTGATVSPPLFESMELLGRERSLARLQAARNGL comes from the coding sequence GTGACCACACCTGTCAGGGTTCGCTTCTGTCCGTCGCCGACCGGCACGCCGCACGTCGGCCTGGTCCGCACCGCCCTCTTCAACTGGGCGTACGCGCGACACACCGGCGGCGACTTCGTCTTCCGCATCGAGGACACCGATGCCGCGCGCGACAGCGAGGAGAGCTACAACGCGATCCTCGACGCGCTGCGCTGGCTCGGGCTGAACTGGGACGAGGGTCCCGAGGTCGGCGGCCCCTACGAGCCGTACCGGCAGTCGCAGCGCGGCGATCTCTACCGTGACGTGATCGCGAAACTGCTTGCCGCGGGCGAGGTTTACGAGGCCTACTCGACGCCCGAGGAGGTCGAGGCCCGGCACCTCGCGGCGGGCCGTAACCCCAAGCTGGGCTACGACAACTACGACCGCGACCTCACCGCCGAGCAGAAGGCCGCATTCGAGGCCGAGGGCCGAAAGCCGGTGCTGCGCCTCAAGATGCCCGACGAGGACATCACCTGGGTGGACCTGGTGCGTGGCGAGACGACCTTCGCCGCCGGTGTGGTGCCGGACTTCGCGATCACGCGCGCGAGCGGAGAGCCGTTGTACACCTTGGTCAATCCGGTCGACGATGCGTTGATGAAGATCACGCACGTGCTGCGCGGCGAGGATCTGCTGCCGTCGACGCCGCGGCAGATCGCGCTGTACCAGGCGCTGATCCGGATCGGTGTCGCCGAGGCGGTGCCGCAATTCGCCCACCTGCCAAGCGTTCTCGGTGACGGCAACAAGAAGCTGTCCAAGCGCGACCCGCAGTCCAACCTGTTCCTGCACCGCGATCGCGGATTCATCCCCGAGGGTCTGCTGAACTACCTGGCGCTGCTGGGCTGGGGCATCGCCGACGACAACGACCTCTTCAGCCTCGACGAGATGGTGGCGGCCTTCGACGTGGCCGACGTCAACTCGAACCCGGCGCGCTTCGACCAGAAGAAGGCCGACGCCATCAACGCCGAGCACATCCGCCGGCTGGCCCCGGAGGACTTCGCCGCCCGGCTCAAGGCGTACCTCGACGCGCACGGCCATGACACCACGTTGGATGCCTTGGGTTTCGCCGCGGCGGCCGAGTTGATCCAGACCCGCATCGTCGTCCTCGGCGACGCGTGGGACCTCGTGAAGTTCTTCAACGACGACGCCTACGTGATCGACGAGAAGTCGGCGGCCAAGGAGCTCAAGCCCGAGGCTGCCGAGGTCCTGGACGCGACGCTGAGCGCCTTGGCGGGCGTCGGCGAGTGGAACACCGCCAACATCGAGGCCGCGCTCAAGGCGGCGCTGCTGGACGGCCTGGAACTCAAGCCCCGCAAGGCGTTCGGTCCCATCCGGGTGGCGGTCACCGGCGCGACGGTCAGCCCGCCGCTGTTCGAGTCGATGGAACTGCTGGGCCGTGAGCGCAGTCTGGCGCGGTTGCAGGCGGCCCGAAACGGCCTGTGA
- a CDS encoding IclR family transcriptional regulator produces MRQDSGIGVLDKAVGVLHSVAESPCGLAELCTRTGLPRATAHRLAAGLEVHRLLARDNEGRWRLGPALTELAGQVNDPLLSAAGAVLPRLREITGESVQLYRREGMARVCVMALEPPSGLRDTVPVGSRLPMTAGSGAKVLLAYSDPATQQAVLPTAKFTDRVLAEVRRRGWAQSAAEREPGVASVSAPVRDNRGAVIAAVSVSGPIDRMGRRPGVRWASDLLAAAEALTRRL; encoded by the coding sequence GTGAGACAGGATAGCGGCATCGGCGTCCTCGACAAAGCGGTGGGTGTGCTGCACTCAGTGGCCGAGTCACCGTGCGGACTGGCCGAACTGTGCACCCGAACCGGACTGCCCCGGGCGACCGCCCACCGACTGGCCGCGGGCCTCGAGGTCCACCGACTTCTGGCCCGCGACAACGAGGGACGGTGGCGCCTCGGCCCGGCACTGACCGAATTGGCCGGGCAGGTCAACGATCCGCTGCTGAGCGCGGCGGGTGCAGTGCTCCCCCGGTTGCGCGAGATCACCGGCGAGAGCGTGCAGCTCTACCGCCGGGAAGGCATGGCCCGGGTGTGCGTCATGGCCCTCGAACCGCCTTCGGGCCTGCGCGACACCGTGCCGGTCGGCAGCCGCCTGCCCATGACCGCCGGCTCCGGCGCGAAAGTGCTGCTGGCGTACAGCGATCCCGCGACCCAGCAGGCGGTGCTGCCGACGGCGAAGTTCACCGACCGGGTACTGGCCGAGGTCCGCCGCCGCGGTTGGGCACAGAGCGCCGCCGAACGCGAACCCGGTGTGGCCAGCGTCTCGGCGCCGGTGCGGGACAACCGCGGTGCGGTGATCGCGGCGGTGTCGGTGTCGGGGCCCATCGACCGCATGGGCCGGCGTCCCGGCGTGCGCTGGGCGAGCGATCTGCTGGCCGCGGCCGAAGCGCTCACCCGCCGCCTGTGA
- a CDS encoding fumarylacetoacetate hydrolase family protein codes for MRLGRIASPDGVAFVVIEGDPNSDAVCKEIAEQYLSRNPTFTGRSWPLADVRLLAPILASKVVCMGKNYAAHAREMGSEPPEDPVIFLKPNTAIIGPNIPIQLPADANPVHHEGELAVVIERPGKDIPAAKAKDYILGYTIANDVSARDQQKKDGQWMRAKGHDTFCPVGPWIETAVDPADLDIRTEVNGEKRQDSNTALLLHDVGAIIEWVSAVMTLLPGDIILTGTPEGVGPIEDGDTVSITVEGIGTLSNPVVRKGK; via the coding sequence ATGCGCCTAGGTCGAATTGCCAGTCCAGACGGCGTCGCTTTTGTGGTGATCGAGGGCGACCCGAACTCCGATGCGGTCTGCAAAGAAATCGCTGAGCAGTACCTGTCCCGCAACCCCACCTTCACCGGGCGCTCCTGGCCGCTGGCCGACGTCCGGCTGCTGGCGCCGATCCTGGCCAGCAAGGTGGTCTGCATGGGCAAGAACTACGCGGCCCACGCCCGCGAGATGGGCAGCGAGCCGCCCGAGGATCCGGTGATCTTCCTCAAGCCGAACACCGCGATCATCGGGCCCAACATCCCGATCCAGCTGCCCGCCGACGCCAACCCCGTGCACCACGAGGGCGAGCTGGCGGTCGTCATCGAACGCCCGGGCAAGGACATCCCGGCCGCCAAGGCCAAGGACTACATCCTCGGCTACACGATCGCCAACGATGTCTCGGCACGTGACCAGCAGAAGAAGGACGGCCAGTGGATGCGGGCCAAGGGGCACGACACGTTCTGCCCGGTCGGCCCGTGGATCGAGACCGCGGTGGACCCGGCCGATCTGGACATCCGCACCGAGGTGAACGGTGAGAAGCGGCAGGACAGCAACACCGCGCTGCTGCTGCACGACGTCGGCGCCATCATCGAATGGGTCTCGGCCGTCATGACGCTGCTGCCCGGCGACATCATCCTCACCGGAACCCCCGAGGGCGTCGGCCCCATCGAGGACGGCGACACCGTCAGCATCACCGTCGAGGGTATCGGCACCCTCTCCAATCCTGTTGTGCGTAAAGGGAAATAA
- the leuD gene encoding 3-isopropylmalate dehydratase small subunit — protein sequence MEAFHTHTGIGVPLRRSNVDTDQIIPAVYLKRVTRTGFEDGLFAGWRTDPSFILNLPPFDRGSVLVAGPDFGTGSSREHAVWALMDYGFRVVISSRFADIFRGNSGKAGLLAAEVAQDDVELLWKLLEQNPGLEITVNLQDRNLTAGTVVLPFKIDDYTAWRLLEGLDDIGLTLRKLPEIEAFEAARPSYKPRTLPA from the coding sequence ATGGAGGCTTTCCACACCCACACCGGAATCGGCGTTCCGCTGCGCCGGTCGAATGTCGACACCGACCAGATCATCCCCGCGGTGTACCTGAAGCGGGTCACCCGAACGGGTTTCGAGGACGGGCTGTTCGCCGGCTGGCGCACCGATCCGTCCTTCATCCTCAACCTCCCGCCGTTCGATCGCGGCTCGGTTCTGGTCGCCGGACCCGATTTCGGCACCGGCTCGTCGCGCGAACACGCGGTGTGGGCGTTGATGGATTACGGATTCCGGGTCGTCATCTCGTCACGGTTCGCAGATATTTTTCGGGGAAATTCTGGCAAGGCCGGATTGCTCGCCGCGGAGGTCGCGCAGGACGATGTGGAACTGCTCTGGAAGCTCCTCGAGCAGAATCCGGGGCTGGAAATCACTGTGAATCTTCAAGATCGGAATTTGACCGCGGGAACGGTCGTGCTGCCCTTCAAGATTGACGATTACACCGCGTGGCGGCTGCTCGAAGGTCTCGACGATATAGGCCTTACGCTGCGGAAACTCCCGGAAATCGAAGCATTCGAAGCGGCTCGGCCGAGCTATAAACCCCGCACGCTGCCGGCCTGA
- a CDS encoding DUF1800 domain-containing protein, translated as MVSQPPQWLATARMLRRTGFGTTGAQVDAVVKQDWSAYLDWALSLDPNADPGAIATPMPKSPIPQYPPSGASATEIAEFGQGLVARMQELSGWWLRRMAAVQQPIHEKLTLLWHNHFATSAEKVNAAQLMGEQNEKLRTLKLGDFGSLAWAMLTDGAMLHWLDGDVNTAAAPNENLSREFMELFTMGHANGYTEIDVKEGAKTLTGRHLLPDGSTAVYAEHHDESVKTVLGVTGNLTDSDFCNIVLRQPASAAFVAGTLWRLLASDQPAAPDTMTRLVAAYGPNRDLKALTKAVVLDPEFTKAAGTVVSTPVEWLMGIVRSLAVPLDDEHVLADLDQVLRVMGQRPFYPPDVGGWPRGQLWLSTNSAAARVWAANRLLALSDISAVEQMASSERIDGVGYLFGIGAWSDRSAAALKPLVSDPHRLVAAAVITPEYVTS; from the coding sequence ATCGTGTCGCAGCCACCACAGTGGCTGGCAACCGCACGGATGCTGCGCCGCACCGGCTTCGGAACCACCGGAGCCCAGGTGGACGCTGTCGTCAAGCAGGACTGGTCGGCATATCTCGACTGGGCGCTGAGCCTCGATCCGAACGCCGACCCGGGTGCCATCGCGACCCCGATGCCGAAATCCCCCATCCCGCAGTACCCGCCATCGGGCGCCTCGGCCACCGAGATCGCCGAATTCGGCCAGGGCCTCGTGGCGCGCATGCAGGAACTGTCGGGCTGGTGGTTGCGCCGCATGGCCGCAGTGCAACAGCCCATCCATGAGAAGCTGACGTTGTTGTGGCACAACCACTTTGCCACCTCGGCAGAGAAGGTCAATGCCGCGCAGTTGATGGGCGAACAGAACGAGAAGCTGCGCACCCTCAAGCTCGGTGACTTCGGCAGCCTCGCCTGGGCCATGCTCACCGACGGTGCGATGTTGCACTGGCTCGACGGTGACGTGAACACCGCGGCAGCGCCCAACGAGAACCTGTCCCGCGAGTTCATGGAACTGTTCACCATGGGACATGCCAACGGCTACACCGAGATCGACGTCAAAGAGGGCGCCAAGACCCTCACCGGCCGGCATCTGTTGCCCGACGGCAGCACGGCCGTCTACGCCGAACATCACGACGAGTCCGTCAAAACCGTGCTCGGTGTCACCGGCAACCTCACCGACTCCGACTTCTGCAACATCGTGCTGCGTCAGCCCGCCTCCGCCGCGTTCGTCGCCGGAACCCTCTGGCGCCTGCTGGCTTCGGACCAGCCGGCCGCCCCCGACACCATGACCCGCCTGGTCGCCGCATACGGCCCGAACCGAGATCTCAAGGCGCTCACCAAGGCCGTCGTGCTCGATCCCGAATTCACCAAGGCCGCCGGCACTGTCGTCAGCACTCCGGTGGAATGGCTGATGGGCATCGTCCGGTCGCTCGCGGTTCCGCTCGACGACGAGCATGTCCTCGCCGATCTCGACCAGGTGCTGCGGGTGATGGGCCAGCGCCCCTTCTATCCGCCGGACGTCGGCGGCTGGCCCCGCGGCCAACTCTGGTTGTCGACCAACAGTGCGGCCGCACGCGTCTGGGCCGCCAACCGGCTGCTGGCGCTCAGCGACATCAGCGCCGTCGAGCAGATGGCGTCCAGCGAGCGGATCGACGGCGTGGGCTACCTGTTCGGCATCGGCGCCTGGTCGGATCGCTCGGCAGCCGCGCTCAAACCGTTGGTCTCCGATCCGCACCGGCTGGTGGCAGCGGCCGTCATCACCCCCGAGTACGTGACGTCCTGA
- a CDS encoding DUF1501 domain-containing protein: MPEFNRRKFLIASAGAGAAGLLGGVAAVTLPDLLREGQDRPLQTNQGILVIVTLYGGNDGLNTVIPYADNAYHDARPELAYKPEEVLHLDPAFGLNPALTGMSKLWQSNKLAIVRGVGYPKPDRSHFRSMDIWQTASPVDAVTSGWIGRWLDTTGDDPIRAVNIGTVLPPLAVGQKHVAASLSDFVPAIPPDMARTLAALSADDPNDTTAMSQVCESYRANHATNSRFAPVINGRLQTIGQADNQLASDLELVARCIRAGVPTQVYMTQLLGFDTHADERAPQQALLKTLDDALTPFFHKLQGTPYGRNVVVLMYSEFGRRVAANASQGTDHGTSGPVFIAGTPVRGGFYGDEPSLTDLTDGDLKTTVDFRDVYHELLHGTLGADPEPSVGRGRRDLGFLAGGR; this comes from the coding sequence ATGCCCGAGTTCAATCGCCGAAAATTCTTGATCGCCAGCGCCGGGGCCGGCGCCGCCGGTCTGCTGGGCGGTGTCGCCGCGGTGACCCTGCCGGACCTGCTCCGCGAAGGTCAGGACCGGCCGCTGCAGACCAACCAGGGCATCCTCGTGATCGTCACGCTCTACGGCGGCAATGACGGCCTCAACACCGTTATCCCGTACGCCGACAACGCCTACCACGATGCCCGCCCCGAGCTCGCCTACAAACCCGAGGAAGTGCTCCACCTCGACCCGGCGTTCGGGCTCAACCCCGCGCTCACCGGGATGTCGAAGCTGTGGCAGTCCAACAAGCTCGCGATCGTGCGCGGAGTCGGCTACCCGAAGCCCGACCGCAGCCACTTCCGCTCCATGGACATCTGGCAGACGGCCAGCCCCGTCGACGCCGTCACCAGCGGCTGGATCGGCCGCTGGCTCGACACCACCGGCGACGACCCGATCCGGGCCGTCAACATCGGCACCGTGCTGCCGCCCCTGGCCGTCGGCCAAAAGCACGTCGCGGCATCGCTTTCCGACTTCGTGCCGGCCATCCCGCCCGACATGGCGCGCACGTTGGCCGCGCTCAGCGCCGACGACCCGAACGACACCACCGCCATGAGCCAGGTGTGTGAGTCCTACCGCGCCAACCACGCCACCAACAGCCGCTTCGCGCCCGTCATCAACGGCCGCCTGCAGACCATCGGCCAGGCCGACAACCAGTTGGCCAGTGACCTGGAACTGGTGGCCCGCTGCATCCGCGCCGGGGTGCCCACGCAGGTCTACATGACGCAGCTGCTGGGTTTCGACACGCACGCCGACGAGCGCGCCCCTCAGCAGGCATTGCTCAAGACCCTCGACGACGCGCTGACGCCCTTCTTCCACAAACTCCAGGGCACTCCCTACGGCCGCAACGTCGTGGTGCTGATGTACTCCGAATTCGGCCGGCGCGTCGCGGCCAACGCCTCACAGGGCACCGACCACGGCACCTCCGGCCCGGTGTTCATCGCCGGCACCCCCGTCAGGGGCGGCTTCTACGGCGACGAGCCGAGCCTGACCGATCTCACCGACGGCGATCTGAAGACCACCGTCGACTTCCGTGACGTTTATCACGAACTGCTCCACGGCACCCTCGGCGCGGATCCGGAGCCGTCGGTCGGCCGCGGACGGCGGGACCTCGGGTTCCTGGCCGGCGGCCGGTAA
- a CDS encoding NUDIX hydrolase, whose protein sequence is MPNKTAHDTRATPVLAAGAVLWRPGESGAPLIAVVHRPRYDDWSLPKGKVDPGETEPVTAVREILEETGYASVLGRRLASVSYPLEYGTKKVRYWAARTTGGGFTPNSEVDKLDWLPVAEAMLRLQYPHDRKVLRRFTRRPADTRTVLIVRHATAGRKARYKGDDRLRPLDKKGRAQAESLVGQLLAFGASDVHAASRTRCHQTVEPLAQELGVRVRDEPTLTEEAFAADPDAARKRLLKIAAKSDDDTVPVICTQGKVIPDLISWWCERSGIRPDKSRNRKGSMWVMSLHGDTLVAADHIGSPLPTKR, encoded by the coding sequence GTGCCGAACAAGACGGCGCACGACACCCGCGCGACGCCGGTGCTGGCAGCCGGGGCGGTGTTGTGGCGCCCCGGCGAGTCCGGAGCGCCGCTGATCGCCGTCGTCCACCGACCGCGCTACGACGACTGGTCGCTGCCCAAGGGCAAGGTGGATCCCGGTGAGACCGAACCGGTTACCGCCGTGCGCGAAATCCTGGAAGAGACCGGGTACGCGTCGGTGCTGGGCCGCCGGCTGGCCTCCGTCAGCTATCCGCTGGAGTACGGCACCAAGAAGGTCCGCTACTGGGCGGCCCGTACGACCGGTGGCGGGTTCACCCCCAATTCAGAGGTGGACAAGCTCGACTGGCTACCGGTGGCCGAGGCCATGCTCCGGCTGCAATACCCGCATGATCGAAAGGTTCTGCGGCGCTTCACCCGTCGGCCCGCCGATACCCGCACCGTGCTGATCGTCCGGCACGCCACCGCCGGCCGCAAGGCCCGGTACAAGGGTGACGACCGGCTGCGGCCGCTCGACAAGAAGGGCCGGGCACAGGCGGAATCGCTTGTCGGCCAACTGCTCGCTTTCGGTGCCAGCGACGTCCACGCGGCGTCGCGGACCCGGTGCCATCAGACCGTCGAGCCGCTGGCGCAGGAACTCGGTGTCCGGGTTCGCGATGAGCCGACGCTGACCGAAGAGGCCTTCGCGGCCGACCCCGACGCGGCGCGGAAGCGGCTGCTGAAGATCGCCGCGAAGAGCGACGACGACACGGTCCCCGTCATCTGCACGCAGGGCAAGGTGATCCCGGACCTGATTTCGTGGTGGTGCGAGCGCAGCGGTATCCGGCCCGACAAGTCGCGTAATCGCAAGGGCAGCATGTGGGTGATGTCACTGCACGGTGACACGCTCGTCGCGGCGGATCACATCGGCAGCCCGCTGCCGACCAAGCGCTAG
- the leuC gene encoding 3-isopropylmalate dehydratase large subunit, protein MTNKPRTMAEKVWADHVVVEGAGEGAAREPDLIYIDLHLVHEVTSPQAFDGLRLAGRPVHRPDLTIATEDHNVPTIDIDKPIADPVSRTQVETLRRNCAEFGIRLHPMGDAQQGIVHIIGPQLGLTQPGMTVVCGDSHTSTHGAFGAIAMGIGTSEVEHVLATQTLPLKPFKTMAVNVDGELPPGVSAKDIILAVIAKIGTGGGQGHVIEYRGSAIESLSMEGRMTICNMSIEAGARAGMVAPDETTFEFLKGRPHAPQGADWDAAVAAWTALRTDEGAEFDTEVHIDAATLSPFVTWGTNPGQGVPLSANVPDPEQMFDEGDRLAAEKALAYMDLRANMPMRDIAVDTVFVGSCTNGRIEDLRVVADILRGRKVADGVRMLVVPGSMAVRAQAESEGLGEVFTAAGAEWRQAGCSMCLGMNPDQLAPGERSASTSNRNFEGRQGKGGRTHLVSPAVAAATAVRGTLSSPADLS, encoded by the coding sequence ATGACGAACAAGCCCCGCACCATGGCGGAGAAGGTCTGGGCGGACCATGTGGTGGTCGAGGGTGCCGGCGAAGGCGCCGCCCGCGAACCCGATCTCATCTATATAGATCTGCATCTGGTGCATGAGGTCACCAGCCCGCAGGCATTCGACGGTCTGCGCCTGGCCGGCCGTCCCGTGCATCGCCCGGATCTCACCATCGCGACCGAGGACCACAACGTCCCGACCATCGACATCGACAAGCCGATCGCGGATCCCGTGTCACGCACTCAGGTTGAGACGCTGCGGCGCAACTGTGCGGAATTCGGCATCCGCCTGCACCCGATGGGTGACGCGCAGCAGGGCATCGTGCACATCATCGGACCGCAGCTGGGTCTGACCCAGCCCGGCATGACGGTGGTGTGCGGCGACAGCCACACCTCCACGCACGGTGCCTTCGGCGCCATCGCGATGGGCATCGGCACCTCCGAGGTCGAGCATGTGCTGGCGACCCAGACGTTGCCGCTCAAGCCGTTCAAGACCATGGCGGTCAATGTCGACGGCGAACTGCCGCCCGGCGTCAGTGCCAAGGACATCATTCTCGCGGTGATCGCCAAGATCGGTACCGGCGGCGGACAGGGCCACGTCATCGAATACCGCGGCAGCGCCATCGAATCGCTGTCGATGGAAGGCCGCATGACGATCTGCAACATGAGCATCGAAGCGGGTGCCCGGGCCGGCATGGTGGCGCCCGACGAGACGACGTTCGAGTTCCTCAAGGGCCGCCCGCACGCGCCGCAGGGGGCGGATTGGGACGCGGCCGTGGCGGCCTGGACGGCGTTACGTACTGACGAGGGTGCCGAATTCGACACCGAGGTGCACATCGACGCGGCCACTCTGAGCCCGTTCGTCACCTGGGGCACCAACCCCGGACAGGGCGTGCCGCTGTCCGCGAATGTCCCTGACCCAGAACAGATGTTCGATGAGGGCGACCGGCTGGCCGCCGAAAAAGCGTTGGCCTATATGGACCTTCGGGCCAATATGCCCATGCGGGACATCGCGGTGGATACCGTGTTCGTCGGTTCCTGCACCAACGGCCGGATCGAGGATCTGCGCGTGGTGGCCGACATCCTGCGTGGCCGCAAGGTCGCCGACGGTGTGCGGATGCTGGTTGTGCCAGGATCGATGGCCGTCCGCGCGCAGGCCGAATCCGAGGGTCTGGGCGAGGTTTTCACCGCCGCCGGCGCCGAATGGCGGCAGGCCGGATGCTCGATGTGCCTGGGTATGAACCCCGATCAGCTGGCTCCGGGGGAGCGCAGCGCCTCGACATCCAACCGGAATTTCGAAGGCCGCCAAGGCAAGGGCGGCCGCACCCACCTGGTGTCTCCCGCCGTCGCCGCCGCCACCGCGGTGCGCGGAACCCTGTCCTCACCCGCTGATCTGAGCTAG
- a CDS encoding HU family DNA-binding protein, producing the protein MNKAELIDALTEKLGTDRRQATAAVEHIVDTIVRAVHKGESVTITGFGVFEQRRRAARVARNPRTGETVKVKPTSVPAFRPGAQFKAVVAGQQRLSADGPAVKRGATAAPAKRGAAKKAAPAKKAAPAKKAAATKAPAKKAAPAKKAAPAKKAAAPAKKAAPAKKAAPAKKAAAPAKKAAPAKKAAPAKKAAAPAKKAAPAKKAAPAKKAAPAKKGRR; encoded by the coding sequence ATGAACAAAGCAGAACTCATCGATGCCCTGACAGAAAAGTTGGGCACCGATCGTCGTCAGGCCACCGCGGCCGTCGAGCACATCGTGGACACCATCGTGCGCGCCGTGCACAAGGGTGAGAGCGTCACCATCACCGGCTTCGGCGTCTTCGAGCAGCGTCGCCGCGCCGCCCGCGTCGCGCGCAACCCGCGCACCGGTGAGACCGTCAAGGTGAAGCCGACGTCGGTTCCGGCTTTCCGCCCGGGCGCTCAGTTCAAGGCCGTTGTTGCTGGCCAGCAGCGTCTTTCGGCTGACGGCCCCGCCGTGAAGCGCGGCGCCACCGCAGCTCCGGCCAAGCGCGGCGCTGCCAAGAAGGCCGCCCCGGCCAAGAAGGCCGCTCCCGCCAAGAAGGCCGCCGCCACCAAGGCTCCGGCCAAGAAGGCTGCTCCCGCCAAGAAGGCGGCACCGGCGAAGAAGGCTGCGGCTCCGGCGAAGAAGGCTGCTCCCGCCAAGAAGGCCGCTCCGGCGAAGAAGGCTGCGGCTCCGGCCAAGAAGGCTGCTCCCGCCAAGAAGGCCGCTCCGGCGAAGAAGGCTGCGGCTCCGGCCAAGAAGGCTGCTCCCGCCAAGAAGGCCGCACCGGCGAAGAAGGCCGCTCCCGCCAAGAAGGGCCGCCGCTAA